The Spea bombifrons isolate aSpeBom1 chromosome 4, aSpeBom1.2.pri, whole genome shotgun sequence genome segment GCCACAACCcccaatgggccagttggggagatcagaaacCACCCAGGAAATTGGCCGGTTTTACCATACAAGTCAGTACAGACCATTGTTGtatgaatatttaattaatCCTGGTGTTCTGTGAAAGAAGATCCACAATTTGAAAGGTCCTCCTCAGCCTGGTAGGTTTGTGAGGGCCTCCCTTGTCTCATACAGGGGACACCCCTACAATATTCTTAATTTGTTATACCTTTTTCCAAAACTAGGTAATCACTGAATCTTGAGCAGTGGGTTGGGAATCATTACAAGAGTGTAATAAACAGATCAAACCAGTAAAGGCAAAATTATTCAACTTCAAGTAGAACTGGCAGATACAGAGCCTAccagtttatcaattcagggtTTGAATAAATTTAACAAACATCGTCAGGACCTCTTGACTCCTGCCAAGTTCAATAACATATCTATTTCCAGCGTACCTGCCAGCTGTAATAGGGATTTAGAAAACAGATTAATCCCCCTTCCACAATCTACACGCACACTCTTGTCTGACCACTTCTACTGTAAATCCCCATGCTGCGTGTGTACATATGGCAAGCTAGAAGCCGGCCATTTGCCCAGTAAGCCAAGCAGGCTCAAATATTAGCGAATAATCTCAggtggagaaaaataatctcTATGATCCCCGAATCCACGTGGAATTTGGGAACATATACACAAAAGGTATTCTTCATTTTAACAAGTTACACAGAGAAGAGTCAATAACCCAAAACACTTTCCAAGTATATATGTGGAAGATACCTGGAGGACAAGGTGGTCAAAGCTTTGAGAAAAGATCAAAACCTATTTAAAGATACAAAGAGCTGTAAACATTAAGGTTCTTATAAAACAGATCAAGAGACACGAGAGAGAACGGTGTAGTAAAAACTACTAACCGGCAGAACCCAACCATATAGAAACGCTCACCTGCATTTAAAGGTATAGTAAAGCCTTACAAGTTATAGAAAAAAGTTCCACGTACGGAACGCCATTCAAGCCGGTGGAAAGAGCTACGGAAAGTACTGGTAGGATATAAACCCGTTCACATTTCTTTCATCTGTATTACATTCGCTTGTCCCAGGTGTGAAGGTAACTAAACAGTAAAACGTCAGTAATCGAGAGATTCgtttaaaagaacaaataagTGGAGGGCCGACGCTCCCAACGCTTTACTATGCCTTCGAACAACGGCAGACCAATCTTCACACCCCACGACCGGCTAGCTTGAAACATATAATCAACCCACAGAGACCCGACCGTGGAATCACAAATCCTCCTGCCCCTGCTTTTGCCCGCGATGCCCACTTAGTGCATGCTGTCCATTCGTTTgcactttttaaaacaaaaaaaaaacactttgtgaCGCTGCTCTGGGGTCCGCGGCCAGGCAGTAAAATGTTCTTACAAGGCAACTGCTGTGTTGGTGAGAACCTCCAGTTCCAGTGGAAAGTTGGCAGCCGCGACTCCTCGGCTTATCCAGTCTCTAACAGTTCATGGCAGCTGCTGCAGAGATAAAGGGCCCTTTATGCATAGTCCATTTGCGCGGCAGGATTGGTGACCGCGGGCTTGCGTTCAGGGCTGGTCCTGGCTTCCCCGTTGCAGTCCTGAGGTCGCAGGGAGATGTAATCCCTCACTTTGATCTCCATGTTCTTGGCTCTCAAAGTTGCTAGGTGCAGCTTATCCAGAAAATCTGGCATCCCTGGGGgagattattatattattatataaaataataataaatatataatttgggaCAAAACAACCAAGAACTTGTAAATGTCTCCATTCCCAAGTATTAAATATGCAGCAAGTGGATGACATTTTCAGATCCTTCCGTGACATGTACACACTTACCGCTAGACACCATCCAGTTCACACAGTAGCGAGGGAACGCGGTCTGCGGGTTGTCGCTGTACGTCAGCATGTAGTCAAAGCCGTTCTGAGGAAGGAAGAGCTCTTTTGGTTACTCTACAAAGACCTTGACTTCATGTTTCTAGTATCACCGAATGCTGGGATTTGCAGATTATGGATGTTTGATAATACCGGGATAGTAAACCTGCTATAAAAGCGGAGCTCTCGTCTGTCATCGATCTGAAACTAATCCTCCGGGCTGTCTGTTCTTCTAAACCTCCTACTGAAATCAAAGGGAGCCGAGGTCTTTTTGGAATTAATGGCCACAGTTAATAAAAGAGCATGGCTACGGCTGCCGTAACTCCCAGTGATTTCTACAGGAACCCGGCAGCCTTTGGACTCCAATATGCGTTTAACATAAAAAGAGCCGTACCTCTAATTGATTGCATTATCGGTGACACCAACTGATCCACAAGCCTTTTTTGTAGCTTTCGCAAAATCCACACGCAATTTAAATCTTATAGACCAGTGTTATCCTGTAAATCTTTAAACCCGGGCCGTCCAAGCCAGTACTCGTGGGCCGGGAACAAGCCACGAATTCGCTGCATCCCTGcctgcaaataaatacatttgtaacaGAGATGCCTCTGCTCAAGCTGGGATATCCAAAAATCATGGCTGCTTTGTAGAGCTCAGGCAGTACCAGGGATGACTTAAGTGGCCCTTGCATTTTTGGACGGGGACCACACACTCCAGGACCTGGATATCGGTAAGTAAGCGGCTGTATTGGGGACCAGGCTTTTGTCccatgtgccagatggccagtccaggcctgccaTTGGAGTTTCTCCAGCCTAGGGTGGAAGCCAATGCTTTTTACTCACCAAAGAAAAAGATTCAGGACAGGGCAGTCATAATTTATTAATTGTTGTCCTTCCGTGCTATTATATATAACGTACCTCATCAAAAGTTGTGTGAGGTCGGATAACCATCTGGGACTGGTAGTTCCGCACCCGCACGTAATCAGGAGATTCGGGTACCCCGGGATGGTCCACTGCGCTGTGGGCACAAGACACATAAAGGGGGCTATCAGAACCACGGCTTCTCCATCCGGTCAAATACACGACATGCTGACCAAACCAAGGAGAATCAAACAAATGGAACTCAAACTAGTGTATAATGAGTGGAAATTACATGATACAAAGTTCAGGATACacgttccaaaaaaaaaaaaaaaagagacaaagaCGAGAGTTTATGGTGATAACGTTGCCAAGCGAGATGATTTTTATAttatgatagatatatatatacacacataaaatcAACTCATTTGTTTAGGCTCTCTCTGTTAGGAAATAATTACAGATGAGttaaacgttaaaaaaaaggtCATAACACTAAAAAAGCAAATTCATCACAACAGAACCACAGAGCCAAGCAGTCAGCACAATCTACTCAGGAGCAATGCTTACCGAGACACCAAAACCATGAGATTGTTCTCGCGATCAACGTGAAACTTCCTGACATAGACATAATCCCGAGAATACATGGGGTACTGCAAAAAGGAGATAAGCGTTAGACGGCCGCTGCAAGCACTAAATCCCGGGGCTGTGTAAGCATTTCCAACGTAACCTGCCTGTTCAATGCCACGGGACCCCCTCCTGTGACCCAACGGGCTAACGGTAAAGCACACAAGATGACTTACGGGGAAATGAGTGACCCAGTGAATGACCTCGGACCCGGAAACCGCGTCTCTATCGAGGACTTCCAGTTTAATGACCAGCGCATCCCACTTCTTGCGGTACTCTGTATCCAGCTGGGAAAGAAAAGGACAGCGGTTACTATTGGGAAAGGCCTTTCCAAACCCAACACCGTAGTGAATACGATTCCTACCTGAACATTAAAGAACTGACGAGGCGTTACATCGGTGTACGACCCAAACACtgcaaaggaacaaaaaaaaaaaaagttacgtaCAATTTGTTACACTCAACACGCAGAGTACAATGGCTTTTTCAGATTTTTAAGATATGCCATATTTAACTATATAGCACACCGGAATTATGCCCCGACCCCGCCATACACTGCCGGGGAAAACACAGCTCTCTCTGCCATCTACAGCAGAACCAAAGACCCTCCGAGAAGCGCTGGGGCCTCGTACTGTACACATCGAAGTGTGTTTGGGGGCTATAACATTTATCAGATGAggtatgaattatatatatcatgatacattaaaaaaaacattaataattttaataagataaataatgattatattttcttaaaatacattttgtataatatCTTCCTGTATTATTTATGGCGTTTACCAGTAAAAGCTAATAGCCATTTTCAACACAATATTACACAGGATTCCCCCGAAAGCAGGATGTACTCTTATAAAACTGATAAATTATCCAGTAataacacacagaaaaaaaaacaaagaacgcACGCCCCCGTCATCCCTTTATTCAGGAATCCTTGTTACTGCCGGGGATTGTATCCCTGCGCACACTACCTCTGTACTGATAGAGATGGGTTCCGTCGATCGGACGTCTCCAGAGCTTGAAGTCCTTTTTATCCATAACCAGTTCCCAGCCTTGATCGTCGTCATACGCCGGGGGCTGCTCCCGAAACGTTTGCTTCATAACCTGCATGCGCTTCATCTCATCGGCTGACCTGCGGGCAGAGAACAGGGACGGCCTTCATCAAACAAGAAACGCTTTACACGTAGACCGCATCTAAACGCCGGACCCCCGTATCTGCATTAACAGGGGATACAAACACCAAGCACACCGTCCAACCTTTCATGAAAGCAGCACATTATGCTTCAGGGCGCTGTTCCTTAACCTCGTAAAGCACTCACAATACAAAAGGGCCTTTAACTTACGGACGAGGCAACGTCCCTGGGGGCCGCACACTAACTGCAAGCGCACTGTACAGATATCGGGGTATTGTATGTCGCCGGCAACTGAAGCCTCAGCGCTGCAGCTTCCCACAACCCCTCTATCCCACCCCGCTGATTTGCCGCTAGTGGCAAGAAACTGATCTCACAGGCGTTCCCTCTGAGCGCAGCATTCGCCAGGTCAGTGTGTTGTGACAGGCACCAAGTATATCATGGGCACAGCCTCTGCATGGAaaataccgggggggggggtagcaaAATACCCccagcataaaaatataaaggggcctctcagctatcatatgcattaaagtgctcaCTTCTGTCATCAGGATGCGCCCCAGACATGCATACAGTCACCCAGCACACAATGATATTCAACACACAACATTCTCAGGTGTGAAGGAACCTAAGCCCCCATCACATTACAGGCTGGCCGGCAGTGATGGGAGTGGCGGCCCAGTGACAGCAGCGTGCCAGTTCATTCATAGTCACATCTTCACATTATCCCcgttatacatatacatttatacatgcgTGTAATACCGGAGTATCTCATCGTCCCGGACTCTCTCCTCCTCCCATAAGAAGGCGCCTGTGAGAGCGGCCAGCAGCCTACCCGTCCGCCACGGTCGGCTTCTATAACGTAGCCCCCGAATAAGGGCCCGAGCACTGCGGTCCCCACCCCACTGCTGAGCCCGGCCATTCTGGTAGAGCAAAGGCAAACGGGAGCGAAGCCACCCCACGAAGCCTGCCGTGAAACCTCGCCGTGCCTGCTGCCACATCCTTGCCCCCGGAATGCACCGTTCACCCCGGTGCGACCCACGCCAGACAGACCGAGGCCCTGGGAAACGCCCCTCTTTCCTTCGATTGGGTGACCTTCTACCAAGCGGCTCCTGATTGGAGAATCTCTCAGTCGGTCAAGCGCAGAGTTCTACTTCGTTTCTACATGCTGCACGCTCAAGGACAACCTAGATGCGCTGGATAATGTGACCGGGCACGTGatcgccgccatcttacttgaggCACAGTACGTAGGAACACTGTTCAGTGTGTGCCAATATCAGAGAGGCTCGGCCTACTATTAGTGCGTCTTATacagatatttcaaatgctttacTGGGACTCAGTATTGCAGAGATAATGCGGCGGGAATGTTTATCAAAGTTTTTaacatgagtggatgggatactAAATGTCCCTGTATGTCTCCTGGTGTTTATCTTTTCTATTACCCCAAAAAAGCCCCCATAAAACAAAGCTGTCCGTGTTTGGCGATGTATTGTGAGCTCTGCATGCGCCGGTGCTCTACGGGCcatgtttattaattgtgttacaGCAAGCAGGAGCTCCGCATTTAACTCACGTTTAATAATTATTGTGCGTTGGCTCCTGCATCTTGTTCAGGCCTAGTTTTACACGGGTTCTCTGTAAGCTCCGTATGGTTGGGGGTCATGCTCTAGGCCTTCGTACACGTTAATGCCAATGGAATTCTTACCCTATTTCATAGTGTTGCACCTCAGCAATCAGATGATTGTATGTTAACATATTAACATCCAACGAGCGGAAATATTTCTTCTGCCTCTACAAatccagtttagtgaataaatcccttgGGTTTGGTTTACTGCAGTTGTTGAAGAACCTACTTGACAGATATCCAAAATTTGCCTCATTTTTAAATCTGTAACTCAGAGCACATGTATGCcccagtgctgggggttatcaCTTGGTTGAGTTCTTAGGATGTATCATATTATTAGAGCCTCTGTCATTAAAATGGCAGTATGTATCGGGTGCCTGGGCTATATAGAATATATGTATGGCGTGGTTGGATGATGTTACTGGAAGAGCCCAAAGCATTGAGATCCAGGTCCGTAATCCATCACCGCTCTGTGTCTGTGACGCAGATATATCATTTTAGAGCATGTGCCCTTTAGTAAGCATCAGAATGCGGAATTGATTTGGAAACTTCAATCTTGGAAACTGCTATCCAAAGCAAACATTttgcttataataataataataaaagttatcTTAGTTGGTACAGAAGCCATGTAGTATGTAAATCTTTATTTGCTTTATCAACAAAATTAAGCTACACAACTTTACGAAAggattttttaaagcttttgccCAGCACCGTAGAAAAAGAAAGATAGTATTTATGATTGGAAACAAATGTTTCAGGTGGTAGGCCACATTTATAAAAAGCTTCTATATTCCCTTCTATTACAGAGTAAGGGGACAGCATAATGAACATTTTTGAGTATCCCATCTCCTTTAAATGCTTTCACCTTCAGGAATGCTGATTTCTGGAATTTTGCTTTCTTTACTTGGGTTTCTACAAAAGAACTCACTACCAGCAGTGCGAAGAAGGTATTAGTAAAACTACATGActtttggttttatatttttatttttttttctcctaaaaaaaaccccccaaagcATTCTGATTAAAACAAACACATCAAAGGAACATCAGAACACAAGaacagaaaacaataataaaactgaaatatttgTATAGTCAAGTTAGCCGAAAAACAGAGCAAACTGAAGAGTGCAATAGAACAGATCAATGGAAAATCATTCAAAAAGAAGAGTTTGCTACTGATCTTACTCATGTAATATAACTTGCTAATTAACAAATTGTGAAAAGCTATGCAACACGATTTATACCTGTGGCTTGCCTAGTGTTGCCGGACTGCAACTCCCACTTTTCTAAGTTTTGGAAAGCTATAGCTGGACTGCAGGACGTTAAAAGTCAACGGGAGCTGGACTTTTTAAATCCCTGATATCAGTGTGCATTGTAACGGATCAGCCCTCCTAAAAGCTTGTCTTATAAAAAGGGCTAAGCTAGCATTGCAAGACGTTTGCTTACATTTGCTACACATTATCCAAGGTCCACCTCAGCCTTTCTCGCAAAAACAAACAAGCCAAATACTTTGCAAGCTCCCGTGATAGTGAAAACAGCCATTGTAGCTTTGTTAAAACACATCATTTGCCAGAATATGTAAAATGCTGTATTTTCTCACCCACTGCTATCGCAGTTTAAACGACCCATAATATATTGCAATAATTTGCTTGATTgcttaatagatttttttttttttttaaaaatgtacatatacatttataaaagaaaGCACTCAAGAGACTCACAAAAAATGTCCGTAAATACAAGTCCACGTAACAGGGAGGTTATTTTGGAGTTAATTTAAGTGAAcaccttggggggggggtacaattagatttcttttaaaattctgTGTCAATGAAATTTAGTATTTAAGGCCTGGTTGTGATAAACAGAATGATGCTATAATGAGGTCACCTCTGGTATAACTTCTAAAATAACCCAGTCGTCACTGGGGAAGCCAATGTTTCTTTACTGTGCACTGGAGGACCTATTTCTCCATAAACTACAAGAGAAATAAGCTCTCATATAATagcaataacaacaaaaaaaaccataatatatatatatatatatatatatacacccctaCACGAACAGAGGGTTCCGCAAGGTATGTCCATAACACCGGCCCACATATCCACTACATACAGTGCTTGGAcacctgactttttttttttttttttttttttttttactatacagGGACATAAAATTTCCTCTATATACTATTGTAGCagtgagaaatatatattatatagatatatatatatatatatattatatatatcccaACTGTCTTTCCCTGCCTTGCTTTAGGTAATGGCCTTTGCACGTACCAGAAAAGATTACAGGGTATGGATGTAAACATGAAACAATTACCCATCATCTGTCagaaccagacactgacagcAGTGCAAGATTCAAGCAACTTATTCATTTCAAAAGGTTCTGCGTTAGACATCTTTTTAGCAGACTAAGAGAAAGGCAGTGTAAAACGAGCCCGGGTCTTGCGAACAATCACAGAAATAGAATAGGAATTTAACAGGTTGAACAGGAAGTGAAATGCGAAGTCTGCGACGGCAGCCATCCTGTATGGGATAAACCGTCTGTGTCCGTATCTAGGGCGATTTGGCTGCAATGTCCTCCATTCGACAAAGCAACCGCAGATACGGCTGCACTCTCTGGTTTAAGGAGACAGCCTCGTGGGTAACGTCAGCTCTCTTTTCGATACACCCACTTAGGGAGTGTAAGCAGGCGGTGGCTGGAAGGGGTTCATGACATCGTACTCCGCCGGGTAGGAGTCGGTCTCCATCTCGGACAGCAATTCCAAAGCCTGTTCTTCTTCCTCTGTGGGATAATGGCGGAGCAGGTTTGCTGCCGTGGCAAGGATGGATGCTCCTCCAGCACCAGCTACCAAGTAGAAGCTGACAGCGAAGGTGACATAGATCTGGGAACCGTGGTATTTTTTGTGCTGCTGTTGTAGGGCGAGAATGAGCTCCGATGCCCAGTAGCAAAATCCGATTACTGTGGCACACTGCAGAACTGAGGGAGAAAAACAATGACAATGATGAAGAGGACAACATTGGAAAACAAAGTGCACTTGCTTATGTCATTAATGTCCTGTACAACAAAAGGCTTAGTTAAGTGTTCCAACACGTTGCAACTCAAGTGTCTAAACCATTCAACTGTTATTTCACTAGCAGCTGAGCTAAGCGGGGAAAGCTAAAGAGATACTCCCGCCGTCAcatgcatatgacagctgagcGGTCCTCCTTGCATGTGGGGGGATTCTTGCATTTGTATTTGCCCCTTACGTATGCATTGACTGTCTGACTGCTGGAGACACTGGAGTGCCCCTTAATATGTATGTGAATAATCTGGAAAGAGCATACTACAGGACATGCTTTTCATATTAACCCTTGAAGAATTCTCTAGTGGTATCCTCAGCCGCTGCGCAAAGCCAAATAATGTCAGAGCCTCTCAAATTAAAACCAGTTATAAGTGCTGTTAAATAACGGTACTAAAGGTATTGTCTGTCAGCACACGGATACATCGAACAAGGTATTCCATAGCACGTGAATGTGATGCAGCTGATGACATTGGGCACAGAGACACAGAATGTCAGATCTCTCGTATCTCCAGTACCTGTAAGGATGTGGGCGAAGGCATAGCGCCGTGTAATTTTAAGAGCTGGGTGCTTGGGTCCAAAAACATCCAGAAGGAAGGCAGTCATGCTGCAAGCGATTCCCAGGAAGCAGAATCCAGCGATGACACGGAGGAGAAGGATGGTCTGGCGGTTCATACAGAATTCTGCAGTGACACAAAATACAGAGAAAGCATTAGCACAGCGTACTGTTGTTGCAGTGGTAAGTTAAGCCATCATAGACCCTGCAGGACAGCCAAACAAACATAAGGCAAGATGCGATCTTTAACACAATGCCTATGTGACGCGGGGGACTTAAAGCCCTCAGAGTTCCTTGTTCTCTGATATTTATCGCTTGTGTGTTTCTATGCCTACACACATCTTATGATCCCATA includes the following:
- the STARD7 gene encoding stAR-related lipid transfer protein 7, mitochondrial; protein product: MWQQARRGFTAGFVGWLRSRLPLLYQNGRAQQWGGDRSARALIRGLRYRSRPWRTGRLLAALTGAFLWEEERVRDDEILRSADEMKRMQVMKQTFREQPPAYDDDQGWELVMDKKDFKLWRRPIDGTHLYQYRVFGSYTDVTPRQFFNVQLDTEYRKKWDALVIKLEVLDRDAVSGSEVIHWVTHFPYPMYSRDYVYVRKFHVDRENNLMVLVSRAVDHPGVPESPDYVRVRNYQSQMVIRPHTTFDENGFDYMLTYSDNPQTAFPRYCVNWMVSSGMPDFLDKLHLATLRAKNMEIKVRDYISLRPQDCNGEARTSPERKPAVTNPAAQMDYA
- the TMEM127 gene encoding transmembrane protein 127, coding for MFTPGGSGGSSVAVRRGHGAHALPKQPERSLASALPGALSITALCTALAEPAWLHIHGGTCTRQELGVADVLGSEDPELLTEFCMNRQTILLLRVIAGFCFLGIACSMTAFLLDVFGPKHPALKITRRYAFAHILTVLQCATVIGFCYWASELILALQQQHKKYHGSQIYVTFAVSFYLVAGAGGASILATAANLLRHYPTEEEEQALELLSEMETDSYPAEYDVMNPFQPPPAYTP